In one Brienomyrus brachyistius isolate T26 chromosome 12, BBRACH_0.4, whole genome shotgun sequence genomic region, the following are encoded:
- the LOC125704623 gene encoding uncharacterized protein LOC125704623 encodes MTRSQQESMTRSQQESTTRSQEESTTRSQQESTTRSQQESTTRSQQESTTRSQQESTTRSQQESTTRSQQESTTRSQQVYDTKPARVYHTKPARVYDMKPARVYDTKPARVYDTKPAIVYHTKPARVYDTKPARVYDTKPARVYDTKPAIVYHTKPARVYDTKPARVYDTKPAIVYHTKPARVYDTKPARVYDTKPAIVYHTKPARVYDTKPARVYDTKPARVYHTKPARVYDTKPARVYDTKPARVYDTKPARVYDTKPARVYDTKPARVYDTKPARVYHTKPARIYHTKPARVYHTNPACSEMQHYNNKNKLM; translated from the coding sequence ATGACACGAAGCCAGCAAGAGTCTATGACACGAAGCCAGCAAGAGTCTACGACACGAAGTCAGGAAGAGTCTACGACACGAAGCCAGCAAGAGTCTACGACACGAAGCCAGCAAGAGTCTACGACACGAAGCCAGCAAGAGTCTACGACACGAAGCCAGCAAGAGTCTACGACACGAAGCCAGCAAGAGTCTACGACACGAAGCCAGCAAGAGTCTACGACACGAAGCCAGCAAGTCTACGACACGAAGCCAGCAAGAGTCTATCACACGAAGCCAGCAAGAGTCTACGACATGAAGCCAGCAAGAGTCTACGACACGAAGCCAGCAAGAGTCTATGACACGAAGCCAGCAATAGTCTATCACACGAAGCCAGCAAGAGTCTACGACACGAAGCCAGCAAGAGTCTACGACACGAAGCCAGCAAGAGTCTATGACACGAAGCCAGCAATAGTCTATCACACGAAGCCAGCAAGAGTCTACGACACGAAGCCAGCAAGAGTCTATGACACGAAGCCAGCAATAGTCTATCACACGAAGCCAGCAAGAGTCTACGACACGAAGCCAGCAAGAGTCTATGACACGAAGCCAGCAATAGTCTATCACACGAAGCCAGCAAGAGTCTACGACACGAAGCCAGCAAGAGTCTACGACACGAAGCCAGCAAGAGTCTATCACACGAAGCCTGCAAGAGTCTACGACACGAAGCCAGCAAGAGTCTACGACACGAAGCCAGCAAGAGTCTACGACACGAAGCCAGCAAGAGTCTATGACACGAAGCCAGCAAGAGTCTACGACACGAAGCCAGCAAGAGTCTACGACACGAAGCCAGCAAGAGTCTATCACACAAAGCCTGCAAGAATCTATCACACGAAGCCAGCAAGAGTCTATCACACGAACCCTGCATGTTCAGAGATGCAACattacaacaacaaaaacaaactgaTGTGA